Proteins found in one Rhodohalobacter barkolensis genomic segment:
- the ispD gene encoding 2-C-methyl-D-erythritol 4-phosphate cytidylyltransferase has product MTLVVPAAGSGSRLGEDIPKPYLTIAGKTILEHTLLKFRDINQLREIVISTSDQYLDQTREIADAVFNTQSVKVIRGGDERQNSVMNALHSASGSTDFVAIHDAVRPFVKKTQIENCLVKLDSEDVDGVVLAVPAKDTIKEIGSDNLIERTPDRSKVWLAQTPQIFKKEVLMKAYQNAAESGVKGTDDSSLVERIGGRVLVVEGDGDNFKITFPLDLRLANIMLSGR; this is encoded by the coding sequence TTGACACTTGTAGTGCCGGCAGCAGGGTCGGGGAGCAGGCTTGGGGAAGATATTCCTAAACCGTACCTGACTATTGCCGGTAAAACAATTCTTGAGCATACATTATTGAAGTTCAGGGACATAAATCAACTCAGAGAGATTGTAATTTCTACATCTGACCAATACTTGGATCAAACTCGAGAAATTGCAGATGCTGTTTTTAATACTCAATCCGTAAAAGTAATTCGAGGTGGGGATGAGCGGCAGAATTCTGTAATGAACGCCCTTCATTCTGCATCCGGGTCGACCGATTTTGTGGCGATTCATGACGCTGTCCGTCCATTTGTAAAGAAAACTCAAATAGAGAATTGTTTAGTAAAGCTGGATTCAGAAGACGTTGATGGAGTTGTTTTAGCCGTTCCTGCTAAAGATACGATCAAGGAAATCGGCAGTGACAATCTTATAGAGAGAACACCGGATCGAAGTAAGGTTTGGCTTGCTCAAACTCCACAAATCTTTAAAAAGGAAGTGTTGATGAAAGCTTATCAAAACGCAGCTGAATCTGGAGTTAAAGGAACGGACGACTCTTCCCTGGTTGAAAGGATCGGAGGCAGAGTGTTGGTTGTTGAGGGGGATGGAGATAATTTTAAGATTACCTTTCCGTTGGATTTGCGGCTGGCAAACATAATGCTTTCAGGAAGATAA
- the tuf gene encoding elongation factor Tu has protein sequence MAKEKFERSKPHVNIGTIGHVDHGKTTLTAAITTVMAKTYGGVAKQFADIDNAPEERERGITIATAHVEYETEDRHYAHVDCPGHADYVKNMVTGAAQMDGAILVVAATDGPMPQTREHILLARQVGVPQIVVFMNKVDLVDDEELLELVELEVRELLSSYEFDGDNIPVIQGSALGALNGESEWEEKIVELMDAVDDTIPTPERDVDKPFLMPVEDVFSITGRGTVATGRIERGVVELNDEIEIVGIVEQPMKSVVTGIEMFRRLLDRGEAGDNAGILLRGINKEQLERGMVLCKPGSITPHKEFECEVYVLSKDEGGRHTPFFKGYRPQFYFRTTDVTGACELPDGVEMVMPGDNVKLNVKLIQPVAMESGLRFAIREGGRTVGAGVVTKILD, from the coding sequence ATGGCAAAAGAGAAGTTTGAGCGGAGTAAGCCGCACGTAAACATAGGGACGATTGGTCACGTAGATCACGGTAAGACGACATTAACGGCAGCGATTACCACGGTAATGGCGAAGACCTACGGTGGAGTTGCCAAGCAGTTTGCGGATATTGACAATGCACCTGAGGAGCGCGAGCGTGGGATTACCATTGCGACGGCTCACGTGGAGTATGAAACCGAAGATCGTCACTACGCTCACGTAGATTGCCCGGGTCACGCCGACTATGTGAAGAACATGGTGACCGGAGCGGCTCAGATGGACGGAGCGATTTTGGTGGTTGCCGCTACCGACGGTCCGATGCCACAGACCCGCGAGCACATTCTGCTTGCCCGTCAGGTAGGTGTACCACAGATTGTTGTCTTTATGAACAAGGTAGACCTGGTGGACGACGAAGAACTTCTGGAGCTGGTAGAGCTTGAAGTTCGTGAACTCTTGTCATCCTATGAATTTGACGGGGACAACATTCCTGTGATTCAGGGAAGTGCCCTTGGCGCGCTGAACGGCGAGTCGGAGTGGGAAGAGAAGATTGTGGAGCTGATGGATGCTGTGGATGACACGATCCCAACACCGGAGCGAGATGTAGACAAACCATTTTTGATGCCTGTTGAGGATGTATTTTCCATTACAGGTCGTGGTACAGTAGCAACCGGACGTATTGAGCGTGGGGTTGTGGAGCTGAACGACGAGATTGAGATTGTAGGAATTGTAGAGCAGCCGATGAAGAGTGTGGTTACCGGAATTGAAATGTTCCGTCGCCTGCTTGACAGAGGAGAGGCCGGAGACAACGCCGGTATTCTGCTTCGTGGAATTAACAAGGAACAGCTCGAGCGCGGAATGGTTCTTTGCAAGCCCGGTTCGATTACTCCACACAAAGAGTTTGAGTGTGAGGTATACGTACTGAGCAAGGATGAAGGTGGACGACATACTCCATTCTTCAAGGGATACCGTCCGCAGTTCTATTTCCGTACAACGGATGTAACCGGAGCGTGTGAGCTTCCTGACGGAGTGGAGATGGTCATGCCTGGCGACAACGTGAAGCTGAATGTGAAGTTGATTCAGCCGGTAGCGATGGAATCAGGGTTGAGATTTGCGATCCGAGAGGGTGGCCGTACCGTAGGCGCCGGAGTAGTAACTAAAATACTTGACTAA
- a CDS encoding DedA family protein, whose protein sequence is MVFELYINQIVDWVITLSPAEIYLVFAVVAYVENVLPPIPGDLLVAFGGYLAAEQVVGFFPLLIITTVASVVGFMTMYMIGAHFGHKIEEQRSRFWLMRIVDVKYYDKVKRWMQRWGQGVVFANRFLAGTRSVISLASGVSKTKVSTTLLSSTGSSLIWNFLLLLMGWVVHENWQIIGHYLNIYGRVILVIIILAVAGRIIFKRRLKSKSRKAKKN, encoded by the coding sequence ATGGTATTCGAACTCTATATAAATCAAATTGTAGATTGGGTAATTACACTCTCTCCGGCAGAGATTTACCTGGTTTTTGCAGTGGTAGCCTATGTTGAGAATGTTTTGCCTCCTATTCCGGGTGACCTGTTGGTTGCATTTGGAGGGTATCTGGCGGCAGAGCAGGTTGTTGGATTTTTCCCTCTGCTTATAATAACTACAGTTGCTTCAGTTGTGGGTTTTATGACTATGTATATGATCGGTGCACATTTTGGTCATAAAATTGAAGAGCAAAGGAGCAGGTTTTGGTTGATGCGAATCGTAGATGTAAAGTATTACGATAAAGTAAAGAGATGGATGCAGCGATGGGGGCAGGGGGTTGTTTTTGCAAACCGATTTTTGGCCGGGACCAGATCTGTGATATCGTTGGCTTCCGGTGTGTCAAAAACAAAAGTTAGTACAACTTTGTTGAGCTCAACGGGAAGCTCGTTGATTTGGAACTTTTTGCTGCTATTGATGGGTTGGGTCGTGCATGAGAATTGGCAAATCATCGGCCACTATTTAAATATTTACGGCAGGGTGATTTTAGTAATTATTATACTTGCTGTGGCCGGCAGAATTATCTTTAAAAGACGACTTAAGAGTAAAAGTAGAAAGGCTAAAAAAAATTAA
- a CDS encoding LytR C-terminal domain-containing protein has translation MNQENRSEQTNNLILNAVIGFLSVLLLILLFALGTRLLYPRIVNERAVQDPALISTVIQMEVLNGVGIPGLANQFTGTLRNFGFDVVETGNFDHFEVPNTLVISRNGQIENARRVARAIGVQDQFILREESPEYYLDVTLIIGSDFEKLNL, from the coding sequence ATGAATCAGGAAAACCGAAGCGAACAGACCAATAATTTAATTCTAAATGCCGTAATTGGGTTCTTAAGTGTCCTCTTATTGATTCTGCTTTTTGCTTTGGGAACCCGGTTACTCTATCCCCGTATTGTTAATGAACGGGCGGTACAAGATCCCGCACTTATCAGTACAGTAATTCAGATGGAAGTTTTAAACGGAGTTGGAATTCCGGGACTTGCCAATCAATTTACCGGTACTCTCAGAAACTTTGGGTTTGATGTGGTTGAAACAGGAAACTTTGATCATTTCGAAGTACCTAACACGCTTGTAATTTCACGAAACGGACAAATTGAAAATGCACGCAGGGTAGCAAGGGCTATTGGCGTTCAGGATCAATTTATTCTACGAGAAGAATCTCCCGAATATTATCTTGATGTAACACTGATCATTGGATCAGATTTTGAAAAACTAAATTTATAA
- the ispF gene encoding 2-C-methyl-D-erythritol 2,4-cyclodiphosphate synthase, with product MDIRIGYGYDVHAFEAGEELVLGGVKIPFQKKLKGHSDADVLLHAITDALLGALALGDIGVHFPDTDPEYKGADSLGLLEKAYDMVLGKGYSLSNLDATIIAEAPKLNPFIPDMAKNISSVLKCNEDLVSIKATTGEKMGFVGRGEGIAVQSVVLVKRD from the coding sequence ATGGATATAAGAATTGGATATGGATACGACGTTCATGCCTTTGAGGCAGGAGAAGAACTGGTATTGGGCGGAGTTAAGATTCCTTTTCAAAAAAAATTAAAAGGTCATTCAGACGCAGATGTTCTATTGCACGCCATTACAGATGCCCTGTTGGGTGCATTGGCATTGGGTGATATAGGAGTGCATTTTCCGGATACGGATCCTGAATATAAAGGTGCGGATAGCTTAGGGTTGCTGGAAAAAGCCTACGATATGGTATTGGGTAAAGGTTACTCTTTATCAAATTTAGACGCTACAATTATTGCAGAAGCGCCCAAGTTGAATCCGTTTATACCGGATATGGCTAAGAACATTTCGAGTGTATTGAAGTGTAATGAAGATCTGGTATCCATTAAAGCAACGACAGGAGAGAAAATGGGATTTGTGGGAAGAGGAGAAGGGATTGCTGTTCAATCGGTAGTGCTTGTGAAAAGGGATTAG
- the rsfS gene encoding ribosome silencing factor yields the protein MTDTTESTKSQFTKPKTEKPYDTSKLIDAITEGLLEKKAKDIVLLDVRELTTLADYFVVCHGTSDTQIRALANSVEKKVKEELGENVWQQEGKDSRRWVILDYVNVVVHIFTEEKRDYYGIERMWNDAKVTQIEDTVS from the coding sequence ATGACAGATACCACAGAATCAACAAAATCACAATTCACAAAGCCGAAAACTGAGAAACCGTACGATACGTCTAAACTTATCGATGCCATCACGGAAGGGTTACTCGAAAAAAAAGCTAAGGATATTGTCTTACTCGACGTACGGGAACTGACAACTTTGGCAGACTATTTTGTTGTATGCCACGGAACCTCCGACACTCAAATCAGAGCGCTTGCAAACAGTGTGGAGAAAAAAGTGAAAGAAGAACTCGGAGAGAATGTATGGCAGCAGGAAGGAAAAGATTCTAGACGCTGGGTGATCCTGGACTACGTGAATGTAGTAGTACATATCTTTACCGAAGAGAAACGGGATTACTATGGTATCGAAAGAATGTGGAATGATGCAAAAGTCACTCAGATTGAGGATACTGTATCATAA